From a region of the Molothrus ater isolate BHLD 08-10-18 breed brown headed cowbird chromosome 15, BPBGC_Mater_1.1, whole genome shotgun sequence genome:
- the GRXCR2 gene encoding glutaredoxin domain-containing cysteine-rich protein 2: MEEPQQQPQLEGRPRRVRFRISSACSGRVLKQVYEDGQELEPPAKERSRRFLRHSFEPGEPLCGPGEPPGSSDSLCWPTALTARRISVLREEQHQRLLGSAGLLRDCRPGTGLCGASPAVDFGKIIIYTNNLKIIRAPMDQKELMRRIIQTEGINDWTFVYREKKERLSGGHKKDVENVVTCSQYVQEGDAGHGCSQCKGSGCAPCSLCHGSKFSMLANRFRESYRALRCPACDESGLQPCRVCAA, translated from the exons ATGgaggagccccagcagcagccgcagctCGAGGGGCGGCCCCGCAGGGTGAGGTTCAGGATCTCCTCGGCCTGCAGCGGCCGCGTGCTCAAGCAGGTCTACGAGGacgggcaggagctggagccccCGGCCAAGGAGCGCTCGCGGCGCTTCCTGCGCCACAGCTTCGAGCCCGGGGAGCCCCTGTGCGGGCCCGGGGAGCCGCCCGGGAGCAGCGACAGCCTCTGCTGGCCCACGGCCCTGACCGCCCGCAGGATCAGCGTGCTGCgggaggagcagcaccagcGGCTGCTGGGCAGCGCGGGCCTGCTCCGCGACTGCCGCCCGGGGACGGGCCTGTGCGGG GCTTCCCCAGCTGTAGATTTTGGCAAGATCATCATCTACACCAATAACCTGAAAATCATCCGTGCCCCGATGGACCAGAAGGAGCTCATGAGAAGAATCATCCAGACGGAGGGAATAAATGACTGGACATTCGTGTACCGGGAGAAGAAAGAGCGCCTTAGTGGCGGGCATAAAAAAGATGTGGAGAATGTGGTCACTTGCAGCCAGTATGTGCAG gAGGGCGATGCTGGGCACGGCTGCTCCCAGTGCAAGGGCTCGGGCTgcgctccctgctccctgtgccacgGGAGCAAGTTCTCGATGCTGGCCAACCGATTCCGGGAGTCCTACCGGGCGCTGCGGTGTCCGGCGTGCGACGAGAGCGGCCTGCAGCCGTGCCGGGTGTGCGCTGCCTGA